Proteins encoded within one genomic window of Rhodobacteraceae bacterium LMO-JJ12:
- a CDS encoding 3-deoxy-D-manno-octulosonic acid transferase, whose protein sequence is MADPSFPHWQPTFKLRVFLAFWRVVWLVFMPALLGYLFWRGRGEPLYRQRIAQRFGFHAKRDAPHVWVHAVSIGELRSAVPMIRAFLERGEHLVTTHFTPAGLAEAERIFAAEIAAGQLFATYVPFDYGLAYRRFFRAFQPKIGLVMEVEFWPGMIMASRKARVPLYLCNGQYPVKSFERDRERYLSPANFVPGFAGVMVKSALQAERFHALGQANIAITGEMRFEQPIPEQQLTAARAARSALAHGRRVITLASVVEAEDTLFIDTIRQVLNQKRETPLFIYVPRAPQRFDAVAKCVADAGLRMARRSEIFNDALALRENPEIEVLVGDSLGEMYFYLELCDIAVAGGGFNPKGSHNIIEPLSLGKPVIVGPEIWTIEYPAVEAIAAGVVQQVSPEALAETLRDPVLPDADDISRFLDDHAGAVEKTLAALTRFKTPRH, encoded by the coding sequence TTGGCCGACCCGTCCTTTCCTCACTGGCAACCCACCTTCAAGCTGCGCGTCTTTCTGGCGTTTTGGCGCGTGGTATGGCTTGTGTTCATGCCAGCGCTGCTCGGTTATCTTTTCTGGCGCGGACGGGGCGAGCCGCTATACCGTCAGCGCATCGCCCAGCGATTTGGCTTTCATGCCAAGCGAGACGCGCCGCATGTCTGGGTTCACGCCGTCTCGATTGGCGAACTGCGCTCGGCAGTGCCAATGATCCGGGCATTTCTCGAACGGGGTGAACATCTGGTCACCACCCATTTCACACCGGCTGGCCTCGCCGAGGCTGAACGGATTTTTGCCGCCGAAATCGCTGCCGGACAGCTTTTCGCAACGTATGTGCCGTTCGATTACGGCCTCGCATACCGGCGGTTCTTCCGGGCGTTTCAACCGAAAATCGGGCTGGTCATGGAGGTCGAATTCTGGCCGGGCATGATCATGGCTTCGCGAAAGGCGCGCGTGCCGCTTTATCTTTGCAACGGGCAATACCCGGTCAAGAGTTTTGAGCGCGATCGCGAACGTTACCTTTCACCTGCCAATTTCGTCCCGGGATTCGCCGGTGTGATGGTAAAATCCGCACTTCAGGCCGAGCGGTTTCACGCCTTGGGCCAGGCCAATATCGCCATTACCGGCGAGATGCGTTTCGAACAGCCAATTCCCGAGCAGCAGCTTACGGCGGCCCGCGCCGCACGTTCAGCCTTGGCGCATGGCAGGCGCGTAATCACGCTGGCGTCGGTGGTTGAGGCCGAAGATACGCTCTTCATCGACACGATTCGGCAGGTTTTAAACCAGAAACGCGAGACACCGCTCTTCATCTATGTTCCCCGCGCACCGCAACGGTTCGACGCTGTGGCAAAATGCGTTGCGGATGCAGGGTTGCGCATGGCCCGGCGCAGCGAGATTTTCAACGATGCGCTGGCCCTACGGGAAAACCCGGAAATCGAAGTGTTGGTGGGCGACAGTCTGGGCGAGATGTATTTCTATCTCGAGCTTTGCGACATCGCGGTGGCCGGCGGCGGGTTCAACCCGAAAGGCTCGCACAACATCATCGAGCCACTCAGCCTCGGAAAACCGGTCATCGTGGGGCCTGAAATCTGGACCATCGAATACCCGGCGGTGGAGGCTATTGCTGCAGGTGTCGTGCAACAGGTCAGCCCCGAAGCCTTGGCCGAAACCTTGCGTGATCCCGTCCTACCCGATGCTGACGACATCTCGCGTTTTCTGGATGACCACGCAGGCGCAGTGGAAAAGACGCTTGCAGCGCTCACGAGATTCAAAACGCCCCGACACTGA
- a CDS encoding 3-deoxy-D-manno-octulosonic acid transferase: protein MRSEPRPPSIALRGWLTLTWAIEPLLPWHLKRRLKRGKEHPTRWREKLGETSVARPEGKLVWLHAVGLGEVLALRGLIDRMQAQDRNLHFLVTSGTRASAAVFAHNLPPRTIHQFAPLDAPGPSRRFLAHWRPDLSIWAEQELWPGLVYRIDRAGIALALVNARMNEAAFARRERGAAMYRDILPRFALISAQDAKTAEHLAVLGAPLVQCDGSLKPIAPPLADKPEDRALLERAFRGRPLWLAASTHPEDEALVLAAHAIRLKTDPNALLVIAPRLPDRAPEILSAIRAAGLVPAQRSRKDPVTRETQVYLADTFGEMGLFFRLAPTAFIGGTMSDIEGHNPWEAVRLGCAVLHGPHTANFADDYAQLSRSAAARLTDTPHTLAATLSDPALGEQTARATSLIDAHMDRMDQLCQKLLGLL, encoded by the coding sequence ATGCGGTCTGAGCCACGCCCTCCCAGTATTGCTCTGCGTGGATGGTTGACGTTGACTTGGGCGATTGAGCCGCTGTTGCCTTGGCATCTAAAACGTCGGTTGAAACGAGGCAAAGAGCATCCAACCCGTTGGCGCGAGAAGCTGGGCGAAACGTCCGTCGCGCGACCGGAGGGGAAACTCGTCTGGCTGCATGCCGTGGGGCTTGGTGAGGTGCTGGCCTTGCGCGGGTTGATTGACCGAATGCAGGCGCAGGACCGCAACCTGCATTTTCTTGTCACTTCTGGCACACGCGCCTCGGCCGCAGTGTTTGCGCACAACCTTCCGCCGCGCACGATCCATCAGTTTGCGCCCCTTGATGCACCCGGCCCGTCGCGGCGTTTTCTCGCCCATTGGCGCCCCGATCTGTCAATCTGGGCCGAACAGGAGCTTTGGCCGGGTCTCGTCTATCGAATCGATCGTGCCGGTATTGCGCTGGCTCTGGTCAATGCCCGGATGAACGAGGCCGCATTTGCGCGACGCGAGCGCGGTGCAGCAATGTATCGCGATATTTTACCGCGGTTTGCCCTGATCTCGGCCCAAGATGCCAAGACAGCCGAGCATCTTGCCGTGCTCGGAGCGCCGCTGGTTCAGTGCGACGGGTCGCTCAAACCAATCGCACCGCCGCTTGCGGATAAACCGGAAGATCGGGCCTTGCTTGAGCGTGCCTTTCGGGGGCGCCCGCTCTGGCTCGCTGCATCAACTCATCCCGAGGATGAAGCTCTTGTTCTCGCGGCCCACGCGATACGGCTGAAAACCGACCCCAACGCGCTCCTTGTCATCGCCCCTCGCCTGCCTGATCGTGCCCCTGAGATACTTTCGGCAATCCGCGCGGCTGGTTTGGTCCCAGCACAGCGCAGCAGGAAAGACCCCGTAACTCGCGAAACGCAAGTCTATCTGGCCGACACATTTGGCGAGATGGGTCTGTTCTTCCGTCTTGCGCCCACTGCATTTATCGGCGGCACAATGAGTGACATTGAGGGCCACAACCCTTGGGAAGCCGTGCGACTTGGCTGCGCCGTCTTGCATGGTCCTCACACCGCCAATTTCGCTGACGATTACGCCCAATTGTCCCGTTCCGCGGCTGCCAGGCTCACAGACACACCCCACACGCTTGCCGCGACGCTATCTGACCCAGCCCTCGGCGAACAAACCGCACGCGCCACCTCCCTGATCGATGCACATATGGACCGGATGGATCAATTGTGCCAAAAGCTGCTTGGACTTCTCTAA